The window ATGCCTTTGGGGTATTCCAACTGGTCCATCGCTTCTTTGAGCTCGGCCCGGTCGTCGCCCTCGATGCGGCGGCTGACGCCACCGCCACGGGGGTTGTTGGGCATCAGTACCACGTAGCGGCCAGCCAAGCTGACGAAGGTGGTCAGGGCCGCGCCCTTGTTGCCGCGCTCTTCTTTTTCGACCTGCACCAAGAGGGACTGGCCCTCTTTGATGACGTCCTGAATGCGGGCCTGGCTGACAGAGACGCCTTCGGCAAAGTATTGGCGGGAGATTTCCTTGAAGGGTAAAAAGCCGTGGCGGTCTTCGCCGTAGTCCACAAAGCAGGCTTCGAGCGAGGGCTCGACGCGGGTCACGACGGCTTTGTAGATGTTGCCCTTGCGTTGTTCGCGGCCTTCGATTTCGATTTCGTAGTCGAGGAGTTTTTGTCCGTCGACGATGGCCAGGCGGCGCTCTTCAGCTTGCGTGGCGTTGATCAGCATCCGTTTCATGATGCGTTCCTTTTCTGTTCAGCTTGGCTTCGGCGCAGAAAGTGACTGCGCTCAAAACCTGTTTACACAACCGGCTTTGCGTTCTTGAGAACCGCAAAGCCCACGTTGCCGGAGCTGACGCCTGAAACGAAGGGAATTGCCGAAGTTGACCGACCATTCAGCTGCGCGTGAGCACAGGAATGGGGATCATGGCGCGTGGATGGGGCGAGTCAAAAGGTGTGTAAAACATTGTCCACTGCCGGGGGCTTCCCCCGGTGTCCAAGACAAACAGTCGGGCACAAGGCGTGACGGCAGAGCACGGCTTCGTGAGCCACTCCAACCACATCAGCAAAGTTCCGAACAACACAACCATCTCGCTTTGATCCGTTCAACAGCCGCAAAGGCTGCTGAATTTGGGGTATTCCGTATCTGGGTTTTCAGGGCGTCGGCCCAACCTCCGGGGGGTTTTGCCACTGTCGGCAGGGGCCTTCAGTCTGCAAAATCGTGCCGAGGGTGGCATCGACCATCTGGTTTGGCGCGGTGGTGGTGGACTAAACTCCATCTCTGCAGGAATTCATTTCCATTTGAATCAACCACTTACAGCCAATTGCCAGTGAATCACATTATAGGGTCCAAGTCCGCCGTTGCGACACCCGCCGTCAAATGGTTGTTGGTGGACGAAGAGTCGGCTGGGCAGCGATTGGACAACTTTTTGATGCGTCACTTGAAGGGCGTTCCCAAAACGCACGTCTACCGCATCATCCGCAGCGGCGAGGTGCGCATCAACAAGGGCCGGGCTTCTGCCGAAACCCGGGTGGAAAACGGCGACGAGGTGCGTCTGCCGCCCGTGCGCATTTCCGACAAAGTGGCCGAAAAAGCCGCTCAACCCGCGCCGAGCCGCGAATTCCCCCTTTTGTTGGAAGACGACAGCCTGATGGCCATCGACAAACCGTCCGGGGTGGCGGTGCATGGCGGCTCTGGTGTGAGCTTTGGCGTGATCGAGCAACTGCGCCAGTCACGCCCCCAAGCCAAACTGCTGGAATTGGTCCACCGACTGGACCGCGACACCAGCGGGATTTTGTTGGTGGCCAAAAAACGCAGTGCACTCAAGCACCTGCAAGACCAGTTTCGCGAGCGCGAGACCGGCAAAACCTATTTGGCCTTGGTCAAAGGGGACTGGCCCGCCAAGCTCAAGGTGATCGACCAGCCACTGCACAAATTTTTGCTCCCGGGCAAAGATGGCCAAGAAGGCGAGCGGCGCGTGCGCGTGACCACGCCCGAAGACCCGGATGGCATGCGTTCCATCACGCTGGTCAAGGTGGCGCAGCGGCTGCCGGGTGCCTCTTTGTTAGAGGTCACCATCAAAACCGGGCGCACCCACCAAATCCGTGTGCATTTGTCGGCCCAAGGGCACCCGATTGCAGGGGACGACAAATATGGTGACTTTGACTGGAACCGCCAGTTGCTCAAACCCAGCTCGGGCCCTGGCCTCAAGCGCATGTTTTTGCACGCCTGGCGTTTGCAGTTCAACCACCCGGTGTCCGCCGAGCGCGTGGCCCTTCAAGCCGATTTGCCCCCTGAATTGAAAGCGTATGTCGACCATGCCCAACTCAAGACCTCGCCAATTTGACCTGATCGCTTTCGATTGGGATGGCACCTTGTTTGATTCCACCGCCCTGATCACCCGATGCATTCAGCGCGCCGTGGTGGATGTGGGTGGGCAAGAACCCACCCGCGAAGCCGCCTCTTATGTGATTGGCATGTCGCTTTTGCCTGCGCTGGCCCATGCCGCGCCCGATGTGCCCAAGGACAAATACCCGGCGCTGGGAGAGCGCTACCGCCACCACTACCTGCAGCACCAAAACGACATCACTTTGTTCGAGGGGGTGCTGGAGTTGCTGGACGACCTCAAAGCCCGGCACCACTGGTTGACGGTGGCCACGGGCAAAAGCCGACAGGGCCTGAACGAAGCGTTGCATGCGGTGGAGCTGCGTGGCGTGTTCGATGGTTCGCGCACGGCCGATGAAACGGCTGGCAAGCCCAACCCCCGCATGCTGCACGAGTTGATGCGCGAATTTGGTTCAGAACCCGAGCGCACCTTGATGATTGGCGACACCACCCATGACCTGCAAATGGCCTTGAACGCGGGCTGTGCCAGCGTGGGCGTGAGTTACGGGGCCCACGAGCCCGAGGCTTTTCATGTGCTCCAGCCGCGCCATGTGGCGCACAGCGTGCGTGATTTGCACGACTGGTTGTTGCAACACGCTTGAAACGAGGAGCACTCATGGCGCCCATGGTCCCTTTGTGCAACAGCGCCGACTTGGTCAATGGGGGTCGGGCTGTGCCTTTTGACATCGTTTACGCCGGGCAGACTTGCCGGGCTTTTGCCATCCGCTACCAAGGTCAGGTGCACGCTTACCTGAACCGCTGCACCCATGTGGCCATGGAAATGGATTACCAACCCGACCGGTTTTTTGATAACACAGGGCGGTGGTTGATGTGCGCCACACACGGCGCCACTTACCAGCCCGACACCGGGGCTTGCTCGGGCGGTCCCTGCCGTGGAGGGCTGGTCAAAATAGACCTGTCAGAGCAGGGCGGCGTGGTTCACTGGCATACTGCTTACAACTTGAAACCCCTTGAATTTTGAACATGCAAGACCCCCAGGACAGCACGTCCGCTCACGCCTCTGCCCCAGCTTCTCCAGGCACGGCACCGGCCCCAGCCCCGGTGACCAACCCCGTGGATGAAAACTGGGCTCGCAAAACCCTGGTGGACTTGGCCTATGCCAACCTCCAGGAGCAACAATCCCAACGCCGTTGGAAGTTGGGCATGCGTCTGGCCTGGTTGCTCTTTTTGGGCTTTGTAGTGTGGCAACTCTTCAGCCTCAATTCGCCAGCCACGCACACCAGTTTTCCGCACACGGCGCTCGTCACTGTTCAGGGTGAAATCGGCCCGGATACAGAAGCCAGTGCTGAGAATGTCATGACGTCCATGCGCACGGCCCTCGAAGACCCAGGCTCCAAAGCCTTGGTCTTGCTCATCAATTCGCCGGGCGGCAGCCCTGTTCAGGCGGGTCTGATCAACGATGAAATCACGCGTTTGCGTGCCCTCCACAACAAACCCATTTATGCGGTGGTCGAGGAGTCTTGTGCTTCGGCGGCTTATTACATTGCCGCTGCTGCCGACCAGATTTATGTCGACAAGGCCAGCTTGGTGGGCAGCATTGGTGTCTTGATGGATGGTTTTGGCTTCACCGGACTCATGGACAAGCTGGGTGTGGAGCGTCGTTTGATGACGGCTGGCGAGAACAAGGGTTTTCTGGACCCCTTTAGCCCCCAAACCGAGCCACAGCGCCAACATGCCCAAGCCATGCTCAACCAGATCCACACCCAGTTCATCGATGTGGTCAAGAAAGGTCGGGGCGATCGTCTGAAAGAAAGCCCTGAGCTTTTCAGTGGCTTGTTTTGGAGTGGCCAGCAGGCGGTTGACCTGGGCTTGGCCGACAGCCTGGGCAGCATCGATGGTGTGGCCCGCGACGTGGTCAAGGCCCCGGATGTGATTGATTACACCCAGCGCGAGAACGTGGCCGAGCGCCTGGTCAAGCGCTTTGGTGTGGCCGTGGGCGAGGGCAGTGTCCGCGCCATGCGCATGGCGGGTGCCGGCTTGCGCTGAAGCCCAGCCTCAAGGCCCGATGGCGTAAACCGCCGGGGTCTGCGAATCAGGGCCTGTGAGGCCCTTTTTCCATTGCGCCACCGTGTGGCTCTGGATGTTGGCCGAGGGCAGCGTCAAACCACTGGCAATGGCCAAGCGCGTGTTGGCATTCAGGCTTTGCAGCAAGCCGCCGAGCATGGCCGCGTTGCGGTAAGGCGTTTCGATCCACAACTGGGTTTGTCCGGTTTTGAGGGCCAAGGACTCCAGTTGTTTCAAGCGGGCGGCCCGCTCCCCCGCGTCTTGCGGCAAATACCCCACAAAAGCGAAGTTCTGACCATTGAGCCCGCTGGCGGCCAAGGCCAAGAGCAAAGACACCGGGCCCACCAAAGGCACCACGCCAATGCCCAGATCGTGTGCGGCCCGCACCACCGAGCTGCCCGGGTCGGCCACCGCGGGCATGCCCGCTTCGCTCACCAAACCCACATCGTGCCCTTGCAAAGCAGCCGCCAACAGTGGTTTGCCATCAAAACCTGACTGGTGGTCGCCTTTTTTGTGCACATGGCGGGGCAATTCGGTGATGCTTTGTTCGGCCAGCGGGACGATCAGTGGATGTGTTTGGCCCACACGTTTGAGGAAGGCGCGGGTGCTCTTGGCGTTCTCGCACACCCAATGCTGAATCCCGGCGGCGGTGGCCAAGGTGGTGCTGGGCAGCACTTCGGTGATCGGGGCTTGCTCGGTGCAGCCAAAGTCGAGTGGCGTGGGCACCAAAAACAGGCGGCCTGGTGGGGTCTTGGGGGTGTTCACAGCAGCTTCACCCCGGCTTGGCGCAACATGCGCGCGGTGCGGATCAGTGGCAGTCCGATCAGGGCGGTGGGGTCGTCGTTGTCAATGGACTCGAGCAGGGCAATGCCCAAGCCCTCGCTTTTGGCGCTGCCCGCGCAGTCGTAGGGTTGTTCTGCCTGCAAATAGGCCTCTATTTCGTCGTCGCTCAGGTCACGAAACACCACACGAACCTCGGCCAAGTCCACTTGTTCATAGCCGCTGGCCAGGCAAACCACGGCCAACGCGGTCTGAAAAACCAAGGTCTGGCCGCGCATTTGGCGCAGCTGCTGCACGGCTCGCGCGTGCTCCCCGGGCTTGCCCAGGGGTTGGCCAGCCAAATCGGCCACTTGGTCAGAGCCAATCACCACCGCATCGGGGTGCAAGGCGGCCACGGCCCGGGCTTTGGCCAGGGCCAAGCGTCTGGCCAGCGCCTGTGGGGCTTCTCCCGGCAAAGGGGTTTCGTCCACACCGGGTGCGCTCACGGTGAAAGGGATGCGCAGGCGCTCGAGCAGTTCGCGCCGATAACGAGAAGTCGAGCCCAGCACCACCGAGCGGCTGGTGGGGGCAGAAGGAGTGAAAGTCATGGTCAAAGCGCAAGCCCAGGAGGAATTCGTAGGGGTGATTCTCTTACACTGCAGCCATGGAAAAAAAAATGGACCCCCAACACCTGGATGTCGTGGCCTTTGCCCGTGGCGGCCTGCGCCTGCAGGGCGAGGGCGCTTTGGCCGATTGGCCCCGTTTGGCCGAGGAACAGCACGGTGACACCGTGGCCCCCGGGCAGGTGCAGTGGCTGCTGCAAGGTCGCGCGGTGGCGCAATCGGGGGCATCCGATCAATTGTGGCTGGATCTGAAGGCCTCGCTCATGCTGCCCATGCAGTGCCAGCGCTGCCTGAGTCCGGTGCTGGAGGCTGTGCAGGCCGAGCGCTCATTTTTGTTTGTCGCCGACGAGGCTGCAGCGCAGGCGCTCGACGACGAGGTGGAGGACGATGTGCTGGTCATCAGCCGTGATTTTGATGCCCTGGCCTTGGTCGAGGACGAGTTGATTTTGTCCTTGCCCCTCGTGCCCTTGCACGATGTGTGTCCCGAAACCCTGCCCATGTCTGTGGCCG is drawn from Limnohabitans sp. 63ED37-2 and contains these coding sequences:
- a CDS encoding Maf family nucleotide pyrophosphatase, which translates into the protein MTFTPSAPTSRSVVLGSTSRYRRELLERLRIPFTVSAPGVDETPLPGEAPQALARRLALAKARAVAALHPDAVVIGSDQVADLAGQPLGKPGEHARAVQQLRQMRGQTLVFQTALAVVCLASGYEQVDLAEVRVVFRDLSDDEIEAYLQAEQPYDCAGSAKSEGLGIALLESIDNDDPTALIGLPLIRTARMLRQAGVKLL
- a CDS encoding HAD family hydrolase; amino-acid sequence: MPNSRPRQFDLIAFDWDGTLFDSTALITRCIQRAVVDVGGQEPTREAASYVIGMSLLPALAHAAPDVPKDKYPALGERYRHHYLQHQNDITLFEGVLELLDDLKARHHWLTVATGKSRQGLNEALHAVELRGVFDGSRTADETAGKPNPRMLHELMREFGSEPERTLMIGDTTHDLQMALNAGCASVGVSYGAHEPEAFHVLQPRHVAHSVRDLHDWLLQHA
- a CDS encoding S49 family peptidase — protein: MQDPQDSTSAHASAPASPGTAPAPAPVTNPVDENWARKTLVDLAYANLQEQQSQRRWKLGMRLAWLLFLGFVVWQLFSLNSPATHTSFPHTALVTVQGEIGPDTEASAENVMTSMRTALEDPGSKALVLLINSPGGSPVQAGLINDEITRLRALHNKPIYAVVEESCASAAYYIAAAADQIYVDKASLVGSIGVLMDGFGFTGLMDKLGVERRLMTAGENKGFLDPFSPQTEPQRQHAQAMLNQIHTQFIDVVKKGRGDRLKESPELFSGLFWSGQQAVDLGLADSLGSIDGVARDVVKAPDVIDYTQRENVAERLVKRFGVAVGEGSVRAMRMAGAGLR
- a CDS encoding RluA family pseudouridine synthase, with the translated sequence MNHIIGSKSAVATPAVKWLLVDEESAGQRLDNFLMRHLKGVPKTHVYRIIRSGEVRINKGRASAETRVENGDEVRLPPVRISDKVAEKAAQPAPSREFPLLLEDDSLMAIDKPSGVAVHGGSGVSFGVIEQLRQSRPQAKLLELVHRLDRDTSGILLVAKKRSALKHLQDQFRERETGKTYLALVKGDWPAKLKVIDQPLHKFLLPGKDGQEGERRVRVTTPEDPDGMRSITLVKVAQRLPGASLLEVTIKTGRTHQIRVHLSAQGHPIAGDDKYGDFDWNRQLLKPSSGPGLKRMFLHAWRLQFNHPVSAERVALQADLPPELKAYVDHAQLKTSPI
- a CDS encoding SAM-dependent methyltransferase; translated protein: MNTPKTPPGRLFLVPTPLDFGCTEQAPITEVLPSTTLATAAGIQHWVCENAKSTRAFLKRVGQTHPLIVPLAEQSITELPRHVHKKGDHQSGFDGKPLLAAALQGHDVGLVSEAGMPAVADPGSSVVRAAHDLGIGVVPLVGPVSLLLALAASGLNGQNFAFVGYLPQDAGERAARLKQLESLALKTGQTQLWIETPYRNAAMLGGLLQSLNANTRLAIASGLTLPSANIQSHTVAQWKKGLTGPDSQTPAVYAIGP
- a CDS encoding Rieske (2Fe-2S) protein; protein product: MAPMVPLCNSADLVNGGRAVPFDIVYAGQTCRAFAIRYQGQVHAYLNRCTHVAMEMDYQPDRFFDNTGRWLMCATHGATYQPDTGACSGGPCRGGLVKIDLSEQGGVVHWHTAYNLKPLEF
- a CDS encoding YceD family protein — protein: MEKKMDPQHLDVVAFARGGLRLQGEGALADWPRLAEEQHGDTVAPGQVQWLLQGRAVAQSGASDQLWLDLKASLMLPMQCQRCLSPVLEAVQAERSFLFVADEAAAQALDDEVEDDVLVISRDFDALALVEDELILSLPLVPLHDVCPETLPMSVADPAFEAAAERPNPFGVLASLKTGQDR